The following coding sequences lie in one Spinacia oleracea cultivar Varoflay chromosome 1, BTI_SOV_V1, whole genome shotgun sequence genomic window:
- the LOC110786746 gene encoding 4,5-DOPA dioxygenase extradiol 1 isoform X2 — MKMVGDKNNNEMNFRESFFITHGNPILSVEEAHPLRPFFETWKQKIFSKKPKAILVISGHWETDHPSINAVHINDTIYDFDDYPDAMYEFKYPAPGSLDLAKRVEEVLKKSEFETVHIDQKRGLDHGAWVPLMFMYPDAEIPVCQLSVQPKMDGTYHYNLGRALAPLKEEGVLIIGSGSATHPLDETPHYYDGVAPWAAAFESWLDAALTNGRIEEVNKYESKAPNWELAHPFPEHFYPLHVVVGAAGEEWKAELIHTSWDHGTLYHGAYKFTST, encoded by the exons ATGAAAATGGTTGGAgataaaaacaataatgaaaTGAATTTCAGAGAAAGCTTCTTCATAACCCACGGAAACCCTATTTTATCAGTAGAAGAAGCACATCCTCTAAGGCCATTCTTTGAAACTTGGAAACAGAAAATATTTTCTAAGAAGCCCAAGGCGATACTCGTGATTTCGGGTCACTGGGAAACTGATCATCCTTCTATTAATGCTGTTCATATCAATGATACTATTTACGATTTTGATGATTATCCTGATGCCATGTATGAG TTCAAGTATCCAGCTCCTGGGTCCCTAGATTTGGCAAAACGAGTAGAGGAAGTTCTAAAAAAGTCGGAGTTCGAAACGGTGCACATTGACCAAAAGCGTGGGCTAGATCATGGTGCATGGGTGCCTCTTATGTTCATGTATCCCGACGCTGAAATCCCAGTATGTCAACTCTCAGTTCAACCAAAAATGGACGGAACATACCACTATAATTTGGGTCGGGCGTTGGCGCCGTTGAAAGAAGAAGGTGTGCTCATCATCGGTTCCGGAAGTGCAACACACCCTTTGGACGAAACCCCTCATTATTATGATGGTGTCGCTCCTTGGGCTGCTGCGTTTGAATCCTGGCTTGACGCTGCTCTCACTAATGGAAG GATTGAAGAAGTGAATAAATACGAAAGTAAAGCACCAAACTGGGAATTAGCACATCCATTCCCAGAACACTTTTATCCATTACATGTCGTGGTCGGCGCCGCTGGTGAGGAGTGGAAGGCAGAGCTAATTCATACCAGTTGGGACCATGGTACCTTGTATCATGGCGCATACAAGTTCACTTCCACTTAA